Proteins co-encoded in one Actinoallomurus bryophytorum genomic window:
- a CDS encoding FkbM family methyltransferase: MEGTKAWRGLAKTTRDRVLWRTPGLQALVRGAARRRCVPRAFWRHLHPSGLWTLHAPDGTPFAYDSAYPHDGLARHIVWTDMRDWEAGTQPVLFHLARQAEVFVDVGAYSGVYTLLACAANPRLRTVAVEPNPLKLPQLRSNVAANGIADRVTVIGKALSARSGTASLAIPGDDSTASLRGSRPGDRVVNVDVTTGDVVLDGLRVGLVKIDVEGLESEVVRGMARVLRTHHPKIIAECLDPEALRELRHSTRELGYQHVYHLGADGPVTATDRPFRPANYLFTIEPMTDRVMRNG; encoded by the coding sequence GTGGAAGGTACCAAGGCCTGGCGCGGGCTCGCCAAGACGACACGTGACCGCGTGCTCTGGCGTACGCCCGGCCTGCAGGCACTGGTTCGCGGAGCGGCCCGTCGCCGGTGCGTACCCCGGGCGTTCTGGCGGCACCTGCATCCGTCGGGCCTGTGGACCCTGCACGCGCCGGACGGCACGCCGTTCGCCTACGACTCCGCCTACCCGCATGACGGGCTGGCGCGCCACATCGTATGGACCGACATGCGGGACTGGGAGGCGGGGACCCAGCCGGTCCTGTTCCATCTCGCCCGGCAGGCGGAGGTGTTCGTCGACGTCGGCGCCTACTCCGGCGTCTACACCCTGCTCGCCTGCGCCGCCAACCCGAGGCTGCGCACCGTCGCCGTGGAACCGAACCCTCTCAAGCTGCCGCAGCTGCGCTCGAACGTGGCCGCGAACGGGATCGCGGATCGGGTCACCGTCATCGGCAAGGCGCTGTCGGCGCGGTCCGGAACCGCCAGTCTCGCGATTCCCGGTGACGACTCGACGGCGTCGCTGCGTGGTTCCCGGCCCGGCGACCGGGTCGTGAACGTCGACGTCACGACGGGCGACGTGGTCCTGGACGGCCTCCGTGTCGGTCTCGTCAAGATCGACGTCGAGGGCTTGGAGAGCGAGGTCGTGCGAGGCATGGCCCGAGTGCTCCGCACCCATCACCCGAAGATCATCGCCGAGTGTCTCGACCCGGAGGCGCTGCGCGAACTGCGTCACTCGACGCGGGAGCTCGGATACCAGCACGTCTACCACCTCGGCGCCGACGGCCCGGTGACGGCCACGGACCGGCCGTTCAGGCCCGCCAACTACCTCTTCACGATCGAGCCGAT